One genomic window of Methanosarcina acetivorans C2A includes the following:
- a CDS encoding DUF3160 domain-containing protein, whose amino-acid sequence MKIRTLIVICLLAITLISGSGCIDSSSEPVQEAGLEEITDNQTNNQEGSFNDSIKTSPAENLSEKSNLFNDSVELVPVENFSDKSNILELEKESSFSEYYNKEKLQFEADVPAYSLPLKVSEIANYDDFIQKIPLANESIDLLYKNGFVVIENPAIENLPGAGNSLVNSTYRDLKVADVPIFITSDSLLHIYHIQFDETLKRVESEEFYDDLWKLDKTLLDASIEDYDSASGREKEAARRNVAYFAVALSLLQPEGNQIKYRFKVPSFVKNDVEAELSLIEAHAGSQISPIFLYEEDYSQYVPRGHYTHSELLKKYFKAMMWHGRMSMLLQPDAITAEDPEREAKIQTIQALLISDHFDRGKDLRDRWDRIYEVTAFYAGYSDDLGPYEYSKALDAVFGNKRHGMSFNNESLEELNAELEGYESPKIYSGTGGLIPAGPDAENKILDSTKGFRFMGQRYTPDSYILRVLHPPALNIMYLLGSERAGEHLVNLNISDSEDYNVRYRALENEFGALDGDEWNKNLYWAQLYALKPLLVSYPDGYPTFMQTEAWEDKQLNAALASWTELRHDTILYAKQEYFMGFLPAEKPVQGYVEPVPEFYARMLALTKMTHYGLAEMNVLDEQSSKDFITLEINLEYLLKISIKELENKELTEEEYEFIRNFDQNIAPMLENVDIKSQTSVLVADVYTSPNGVLEEGTGKLDLMVVAYKQPDGRIVLGAGPVTSYYEFWQPLGERLTDEEWRSMLNNNPPERPEWISSFRG is encoded by the coding sequence TTGAAAATAAGGACATTGATAGTTATCTGTCTGCTGGCAATAACTCTTATTTCCGGGTCCGGCTGCATTGACAGCAGCAGCGAACCAGTCCAAGAAGCCGGCCTTGAAGAAATAACAGATAATCAAACAAATAATCAGGAAGGTTCGTTTAATGATTCCATAAAAACCTCTCCTGCAGAGAATCTCTCCGAAAAAAGCAATTTATTTAATGATTCTGTAGAGCTCGTTCCTGTAGAGAATTTCTCTGACAAGAGCAATATTCTTGAACTTGAAAAGGAAAGTTCTTTTTCCGAATATTACAATAAAGAAAAACTGCAGTTCGAGGCTGATGTTCCAGCTTATTCCCTGCCTCTAAAGGTTTCCGAAATTGCGAATTATGACGATTTCATTCAGAAAATTCCCCTGGCAAACGAAAGCATAGATTTGCTGTACAAAAATGGATTTGTTGTTATTGAAAATCCGGCTATCGAAAATTTGCCTGGAGCAGGGAATTCACTGGTAAATTCTACTTATAGAGACCTGAAAGTTGCTGACGTTCCTATTTTCATCACTTCGGATTCTCTTCTTCACATTTATCATATACAGTTTGATGAGACGCTAAAAAGGGTCGAATCTGAGGAGTTTTACGACGATCTCTGGAAACTTGATAAAACTCTCCTTGACGCCTCCATAGAAGATTATGACAGTGCCTCTGGACGAGAAAAGGAAGCTGCAAGAAGAAATGTTGCATACTTTGCGGTTGCTTTGAGCCTGCTCCAGCCCGAAGGGAATCAGATCAAATATCGTTTTAAGGTTCCTTCATTTGTAAAAAATGATGTTGAGGCCGAGCTGAGTCTTATCGAAGCTCACGCAGGCTCTCAGATCTCTCCGATTTTCCTTTATGAGGAAGACTATTCCCAGTACGTGCCCAGGGGACATTATACTCACTCCGAACTCCTGAAAAAGTACTTCAAGGCCATGATGTGGCACGGCAGAATGAGTATGCTCCTCCAGCCGGATGCGATTACTGCAGAAGACCCGGAAAGGGAGGCAAAAATTCAGACTATTCAGGCCCTTTTGATTTCTGACCATTTTGACAGGGGCAAAGACCTCCGGGACAGATGGGACAGAATTTACGAGGTAACAGCCTTCTATGCGGGTTATTCCGATGATCTTGGACCCTATGAATATTCAAAAGCTCTGGATGCCGTCTTTGGGAATAAGAGACATGGAATGAGTTTTAACAACGAAAGCCTGGAAGAACTGAATGCCGAACTGGAAGGATACGAAAGTCCGAAAATCTACAGTGGAACAGGTGGACTAATTCCAGCAGGTCCAGATGCTGAAAATAAGATTCTTGATTCTACAAAGGGTTTCAGGTTCATGGGTCAGCGCTATACCCCTGATTCCTATATTCTCCGTGTTCTGCATCCTCCTGCCCTGAACATTATGTATCTTCTTGGCTCTGAAAGAGCCGGAGAACATCTTGTAAACCTGAACATTTCCGATAGTGAAGATTATAATGTACGCTATCGAGCTCTTGAAAATGAATTTGGAGCTCTTGATGGAGATGAGTGGAATAAAAACCTTTACTGGGCTCAACTATATGCCTTAAAGCCCCTCCTCGTAAGCTATCCTGATGGTTATCCCACTTTCATGCAGACCGAAGCCTGGGAAGATAAACAGCTTAATGCCGCCCTTGCTTCTTGGACCGAGCTCAGGCATGATACTATTCTCTATGCAAAACAGGAATATTTCATGGGTTTTCTTCCTGCGGAAAAACCGGTTCAAGGATATGTAGAACCGGTTCCTGAATTCTATGCCCGGATGCTTGCTCTTACAAAAATGACACACTACGGGCTGGCAGAAATGAATGTTCTTGATGAGCAGTCGAGTAAAGACTTCATAACTCTTGAAATTAATCTTGAATATCTTTTGAAAATCTCGATTAAAGAGCTTGAAAACAAAGAGCTAACAGAGGAAGAGTACGAATTCATCAGGAATTTTGACCAGAATATAGCTCCCATGCTTGAGAATGTGGATATAAAGTCCCAGACATCTGTTCTGGTTGCGGATGTTTATACTTCTCCTAATGGAGTACTGGAAGAAGGGACCGGAAAACTGGACCTGATGGTTGTAGCTTATAAACAGCCCGACGGCAGGATCGTGCTTGGAGCAGGTCCAGTAACGAGTTACTATGAGTTCTGGCAACCTTTGGGAGAAAGGTTGACTGATGAAGAATGGAGATCGATGCTGAATAATAACCCTCCTGAAAGACCGGAGTGGATAAGTTCCTTTAGGGGGTAA
- a CDS encoding DUF3160 domain-containing protein → MEEITDNQAGTQSDSFNDIIETSTLKNFSEKSNLFNDFVELVPAKNFSERSNTLELEKESSFSGYYNKENLQFEADVPAYSLPIEASEIANYDDFIQKIPLTSESRDLLYKNGFVVIESGDYENSPGVGDTLVISTYKDLKVADVPIFITSDSLLHLYHIQFDETLKRAESEEFFDELWKLDKALLDVSIKDYDSASGLEKEAARRNVAYFAVALKLLEPESYQVGQSWEESGEILLFDSQEAKQYSVEVPSFVETDVEDELNLIDSQKGGTSPIFKYGEDYSQYTPRGHYTRSEKLQNYFKAMMWHGRMSMLLQQDLVSAEDPEKEAQIQTIQAFLISDHFDRDKELRDRWDRIYEVTAFYVGYSDDLGPYEYAKALDTVFGGNRHGVSFDNESLAELKTELERYESPKIYGGTGGIIQAGSETESKTLEATKGFRFMGQRYIPDSYIFQNLGFPALNVIDLLGSERAKKHLKNMGVSENAEYELSHQSLENEFGAFDEEAWNKNLYWAQLYALKPLLISYPDGYPTFMQTEAWEDKQLNAALASWTELRHDTILYAKQAYSMGYPQIQEEKPIEGYVEPVPEFYARMLALTKMAHSGLNDMEVLDEQSDKDFTTLEHTLERMLNISIKELENKELTEEEYEFIRNFDQNIAPMLENVDIKSQTSVLVADVYTGPGGNVLEEGTGKLDLMVVAYRQSDGRIVLGAGPVMSYYEFWQPLGERLTDEEWRDMLANAPPERPEWVESFKA, encoded by the coding sequence ATGGAAGAAATAACAGATAATCAAGCAGGTACTCAGAGCGATTCATTTAATGATATCATAGAAACTTCTACTCTAAAGAATTTCTCCGAAAAGAGCAATTTATTTAATGATTTTGTAGAGCTTGTTCCTGCAAAGAATTTCTCCGAGAGGAGCAATACTCTTGAACTTGAAAAGGAAAGTTCCTTTTCCGGATATTATAATAAAGAAAACCTGCAGTTTGAGGCTGATGTTCCAGCTTATTCCCTGCCTATAGAGGCTTCCGAAATTGCGAATTATGACGATTTCATTCAGAAAATTCCCCTGACAAGCGAAAGCAGGGATTTGCTGTACAAAAATGGATTTGTTGTAATTGAAAGTGGAGATTACGAAAACTCACCTGGAGTAGGGGACACGCTGGTAATTTCTACTTATAAAGACCTGAAAGTGGCTGATGTTCCTATTTTCATCACCTCGGATTCTCTTCTTCACCTTTATCACATCCAGTTTGATGAGACACTAAAAAGGGCGGAATCTGAGGAATTTTTCGACGAACTCTGGAAACTTGATAAAGCTCTCCTTGATGTCTCCATAAAGGATTATGACAGCGCTTCAGGGCTAGAAAAGGAAGCTGCAAGAAGAAATGTTGCATACTTTGCAGTGGCTTTGAAGCTTCTTGAACCGGAATCTTACCAGGTAGGGCAGTCATGGGAAGAATCGGGAGAAATTCTACTCTTTGATTCTCAGGAAGCAAAACAATACAGTGTCGAAGTCCCCTCTTTTGTAGAAACCGATGTAGAGGATGAATTGAACTTAATAGACTCTCAAAAAGGAGGAACATCTCCAATTTTCAAATACGGAGAAGATTACTCGCAGTACACCCCAAGAGGACATTACACTCGCTCTGAAAAACTACAAAACTATTTTAAGGCCATGATGTGGCACGGCAGAATGAGTATGCTACTCCAACAGGACCTGGTTTCTGCAGAAGACCCGGAAAAGGAAGCCCAAATTCAGACTATTCAGGCCTTTTTAATTTCCGACCATTTTGACAGGGATAAAGAGCTCCGGGACAGGTGGGACAGGATTTACGAGGTGACGGCTTTTTATGTCGGTTATTCCGACGACCTCGGGCCCTATGAGTATGCAAAAGCTCTGGATACCGTCTTTGGGGGTAATAGACATGGAGTGAGTTTCGACAACGAAAGCCTGGCGGAACTGAAAACCGAGCTGGAAAGATATGAAAGTCCGAAAATCTACGGCGGAACCGGTGGAATAATTCAGGCAGGCTCCGAAACTGAAAGCAAAACTCTTGAAGCTACAAAAGGCTTCAGGTTCATGGGTCAGCGCTATATCCCGGATTCCTATATCTTCCAGAATCTCGGTTTCCCTGCCCTGAATGTCATAGATCTTCTCGGTTCTGAAAGAGCCAAGAAACACCTTAAAAATATGGGTGTTTCCGAAAATGCAGAATATGAACTCAGCCATCAATCTCTGGAAAACGAATTCGGAGCTTTTGATGAAGAAGCCTGGAATAAAAACCTTTACTGGGCTCAACTATATGCCTTAAAGCCTCTCCTCATAAGCTATCCTGATGGTTACCCCACTTTCATGCAGACCGAAGCCTGGGAAGATAAACAACTTAATGCTGCTCTCGCCTCCTGGACCGAGCTCAGGCATGATACTATTCTCTATGCGAAGCAGGCTTACTCCATGGGCTATCCTCAAATTCAGGAAGAAAAACCTATAGAGGGATATGTGGAGCCAGTTCCCGAATTTTATGCCCGGATGCTTGCCCTTACAAAAATGGCACATTCCGGATTAAATGATATGGAAGTGCTTGATGAGCAGTCGGATAAAGACTTTACAACTCTTGAACACACTCTTGAAAGGATGTTGAATATCTCGATTAAAGAGCTTGAAAACAAAGAGCTAACAGAGGAAGAGTACGAATTCATCAGGAATTTTGACCAGAATATAGCTCCCATGCTTGAGAATGTGGATATAAAGTCCCAGACATCTGTTCTGGTTGCGGATGTTTATACAGGTCCGGGAGGGAATGTCTTGGAAGAAGGAACCGGAAAACTGGACCTGATGGTTGTAGCTTACAGACAGTCCGACGGTAGGATCGTGCTTGGAGCAGGCCCTGTAATGAGTTACTATGAGTTCTGGCAACCCCTGGGAGAAAGATTAACGGATGAAGAATGGAGAGATATGCTGGCAAATGCCCCTCCTGAAAGGCCGGAATGGGTTGAGTCTTTTAAGGCGTAA